Within the Erigeron canadensis isolate Cc75 chromosome 6, C_canadensis_v1, whole genome shotgun sequence genome, the region GGAAAATATGTGTCACGGACACCTCTCTGGTTCGGATCTCCAGCAATCCCGTGCTGGTAAAGTGGATTCTTTTCACAGTGTGTAAACTTCATTTCTAGCCTGAGCATTGAGTCCTTGCGGGAATTCTTTAATGTGAACCAGTCAGAGATCATGTCCCCTGTGGCAATCTGCTCAGCCGGAATCTTTAATGTCCCTAACACGTCAGCTCCAAAAAGGTCATCATCTTTTACTTCAAACTCCAAGTGAGCAAGGTTATGAGCTAATGGAATATTGAACCGCTCGTCCCACCTtgttataacatatataaaacataaatatatcatttatacAATACAATAATTTAAGATATATTACATTCTTTCATCTTTACCTCGGGTTTCTGGAGTTCTTTAACACACGTGTACGTGCAACAGCAGCTTGAGGGACCGATACTTTAACATAAGGATCGCTAGCAATGATCTTCCGTCCACCCGAATGCTGTTTTACCTCACTAGATCCGGATTTAGGGGTGTCTTCAGGACACATATCAAAAGGCATACAACGGGCGATGTTTCCGGTGACTACATCCATGTTTGGTAAGTTCTGGGCTTCAATTATTCTGAGATACAAATCACCATGTAGGAACACAACCTTAGCTGAAGAATTATTCGCCATTTTGCAATTTGACAAATGAAATCACCAAATTAGTTCAAAGATGAAAATAACTACAAAACATAGagaaatttttgaattttctaataggttatttattttataaagatttgGGCGCGCCAAAAACAGTTAAATACTGTTGTATTGGAAAAACCTCTCTTTGTTGGGGTTGCATACTTGCATTTATAGGAgccataattatatatatagcctaAAGTTTTGTGGTTGCTTTCAAAgttgttttcaagttttaactATAGATATCTTAATAGTTCTAGTTTTAACATACATTACATTTAAAATGTTTCATTGTAAATTGTGGGAGTAAGtaatcatgcatatatatatgaagggaGGTGATATACAAAGATATATTTCATAttgataataaattaataatgatccTTACGTAGTTGTATCAGTGTACCATTTATGTATGAAAAGTTTATGTTCTGTTCCTAATAGACTTTTGTTTATTAGTTTAGCGTAGGTAACTTATGACATATTTTTAACCTCTTTGCGTTATTTGATCTATTATCGTggtaaaacaaaattttgatatactGAGGCTTGTAATAATTAATTGGGCTAactgttttttatatatgtagatGCTTGATATGTATAAATTATGAAATATGAAATAATAACATATGAAAAAAGAATCATCTCACTATTTAAAAATTCTCGTAATTGTCTCTACATAAAAGGAACAaatggatgaaaaaaaaaaaaaatacttgtaaaTGTCGTGTATTACATAATTTGGTATACCACAAACGTGTGCTTATGTCCAAAGGATAACCTTTGGTTCCCCCTTTGGCAGCGCACCACATTAAAAATTAGAATATTCATTCATTGGTTTATTTCTTTTGTGATTATTATTCTTCCTTCCATATAACTTATGCTCACAATTTTAATACTACCACTAGCTACCTTAATAAAGAATAATACTTGTGAAATAACGAAGGCTAAATATTTGTGACGATTGAAGATGGAAGGGAAAATCAGAATTTTAGACTAAATACAGTAACACATACACATTTTAAACCCGTTTctttatctaaaataaatatataaagctTAGATAATCTTGTTAACGAGAGGTCAGAGGTTCGATTTTTATCTCATTTAGGTAGTACTTAGAAGTAGTCTCTCTACATAGGTAGATGTAAGATCTGACTACATTTTAATCTGCTCATACACCGATATTGAGATTCAAAACCTATGAAAGACGTCAGTGGTGAGCAAttacttttctctttttataaTCTTGttaacgacatatcaaatcatCATTGTCCGGTCATGAAACATTGATCAACAGTTCAACACTATCTTCATCATTTCCCTTTTTGATTAACAAAATGGTATAAGTCCAAACGATTTGCATTGTTTGACTTGTACAACCCATATTCTAGTAACATGTTAGAAACTCTAGAAACAAGAAAATCAATCCATTTTACAAGCATTAAAACTCTCCTACAAACCGCGtttccaaaaagaaaaacaataagtCAAACAAAACCACCTTATACCTTCAAATTCTATATATCTTCATATCCAACCACcttaaaaatcaaatcaaaaaatttccaaaaaaaaataaaaaatggcatCGATCTATACATGTAACGAATGTGGCACAAATCTCAATCTCCAAACATCCAACCTTTTCCCACCCGATTTCTACTTCGAAGCAGGCAACAAAAACACACTTTCATTTGCATCTATTGATTCATCAAAGTTCAGATTTGTGAAAGAAGACAAGATCAGACCCTTTTTTGAAACAATCAATTATTGGGGGATccaaagaaaaagaacaaagataataTGTAACAGTTGTGGTCGGTTAGTTGGTTATGAATATGATGATGGACCTCCTATGATGACTGGGACTGGTCAGTTTGGGTTTGGGCCTAGCCAGGCTATTCCTAGAGCTCCTAGATATCGGTTTAAACTTAAATCTTTAAGGATTACTTCTGagacttagttttttttttttttgtttaaagtatattaatgtaaaacattGTATTGAACTTGtcatgttttgttattgtattgctttttttgtataaatttgttgttgattgttgatgtatatgtatgtggttgattttcctgttttttttttttttcactagaAATTGATCACATACGAATTTAagaaacaaattaaacataGCTTTAATATGTCACACCTATTTTTTGTATCATGTTACTTTGATGAACAAAAATATGAATCATAGTCACAAAATTCATAAGATcatatgatatttttatgaaaaatcccATTATGCAATCAGAAATCTGATTTCACAagaaaatcattaaaacaaaacaaaaaaaaaatggtgccTAGAGGGAGATTACATACTCGTGGTGGTGCATCAAagaattcatcatcatcatcagcagcactgatattttcattaataattatatgtttgtttttcattttaatcctTCTTGCTCTTGGAATTCTTTCTATTCCAAGAGATTCTGTTAATACTTCTCAAGAAGCTAATGATCTTACCTCTATGGTTCAACGTGTAACCAATGCTGCTGCCACCAGGTcagttttataaatttgttgttTTGGAATGTGACCCCCCGAATCGGTTTCAGATTATTTACTGCTGGAAATGTATATAAAATGTTTTGGTATTTTGTGTGAATGTATGTAGAAGTGATGGTAAGGTGGAACATTGGGTTGAAGTTATCTCATGGGAGCCTAGAGCTGTTATCTATCACAATTTCCTGgttagttttcttttctttttttttcgtttGATTTTAGATgcataaatgtttatatattcaCTCTAGCACTGTGTTTTAGATgacttatatatgtatttaactataaTTGGATCAATGTTTATTGTATGAACAAAGACTGATCAGTTGTGGATTTGTATCATGTGGAAATACacaaaagtaaaatattttCCTCTATTATGACAGTCGAAAGAAGAATGTGAATATCTAATTAATCTTGCTAAACCTCATATGGAGAAGTCAACCATTGTTGATAGTGTGACCGGCAAAAGCAAAGATAGTAGGTATTCAGTTTTGTCCTCTCTCTATTTCTGATTTTTTAAGTACTAATTCCATTCTAAGCACTTTGTCAGGCGTTATTGTTTCTACTTTCTACTAATTTGGCCTTATATCTTTATTCAGGGTACGCACAAGTTCTGGAACATTTTTAAAACGAGGACAAGATGAGACAGTCCGTGCTATTGAGAAAAGGATTGCAGACTTCACCTTCTTACCGGTTGGTAAGGATTTTTAAGCTACTTTAGTGGATTATTCGGATAAACTATTTGCCTATATAACACAAACAGATTTACTGATTTGAATCTCTGTTCAGAACATGGTGAAGGACTCCAAGTTCTGCACTATGAAGTTGGTCAGAAATATGAACCTCACTTTGACTACTTCAATGATGATTATAACACTAAGAAGGGGGGTCAACGAATGGCTACAGTTCTGATGTACCTGTAAGTGATGTGTTCTTATTGTATCTCATGGATATTGTATGATCCCTTCTGATGTGTTTGAGTTAAATATCATTCTAAAGATCAGATGTTGAAGAAGGGGGCGAAACAGTCTTCCCTTCTGCAAAGGGAAACATTAGTGACGTACCTTGGTGGAATGAACTATCTGATTGTGGTAAAGAAGGGTTATCTGTTAAACCGAACATGGGAGATGCGTTACTTTTCTGGAGCTTAAAACCAGATGCAACTCCAGATCCTTCAAGTTTTCATGGTCTGTTATTGACATTTATCGAAGTGATGTATATTTTGTAGTTAGTCTGCAGGCAGCTGTGTAATTTTGTTGTTCATTGAGCTTTTCGTATATCATAATCGGTTTCTACACTTGTTTGAGACATGTTATATGACATTCTATACTTTCTGTTTTTATATTTCAAGGTGGATGCCCAGTTATTAAGGGCAACAAGTGGTCTTCTACAAAATGGATCCGTGTCAATGAGTATCGGACATAATTTTATAAGGTACTGCTATAAAGCTTCAAGCAATCAGTGCACATGTTTTCAGTAGATATCACCATTTGTTTAATTCACAGTTCTTTACATGATGCAGCTATTTCATCGAAGGTATAGGTGATTACTCTTACCATATGTGTAGCTTACATCTCTCAGATAATTAgccacttttatttttattctcttttGCCTTTAGGATTTACTAGTGAACCTGAGTCGGTATTTTTGCAGGTTTTCACCATGCTCTCATTGGTTTGCTCATCTAAAACTGTTGTTTAGAGATAACATGGAAGGTTTACAATCGCGAGAACAAATTTCTTTCAAATCTGATTACACCCCGGCCTCATCCTTTGCTAGAGttaaatttgtttttcattttaggATATATCACTGATGTTGATGCCCTTTATCACCACTCTAACTATTGGTTTACTTGTCTTGAGGCATGGATAAAGTTAATTGAATCTTGTCAAAAGAGTTACCGTTCATGGATTCAATACAATAATAGTTGATGGATAATATTGGGTCGGTTCAGGACTATCGAGCTGTACAGAGCTTTTTATTTTAAGCCCCAGGGTTGGTCCATTTGTGCACCTCAGCCAGATTGTGTAAATTTTGTGTTAACCATACTGTCTTGGTttacataaccttttgaatGTGAAATGCATTCACTAGCTATGACTGCTTTGTGTATACAGCAGACCTGCaaacttttgattttgaaatgcTAATTATATGGAAGCATTTGTTCAAACCAACCTTAGACGTCCTCAATCCTCACAGGTTTGAACTTCACTGGTAGCTTCTTGGGGGAGTCCAGGGAAAGGTTTCAGAAACAGTCACAGGTGTACCTCAGTTAGGCTGTGAAGTTTTGAGTCAAAGACTCCCACTCTCTAGGTAAACCTAACAAGGAAAACCTCTTCTGTTTAATCGTTATATGGAAACACTCGttctattttatatgtatagttCATTGTCTACATTTGTTATTTAGTGTTTGGACCCTTCTTGGCTTTTGATGTGTAGTCCTAAAATGTTAATAATACTTGCTATTTTTATATTCAAACTTGGAAGGATCCGAACCTCCTATGGCTCCCCTTAAATGTTCCACCATTTGTTTGGTTGCTTTTCACTTTGATCTTTTCAATGAAGACTCCctgtttatttttcattttggtCCTTATTGCTCATGGAATCCATTCGGTATCAACTAATCTTACCGACACTCATGATATTGTTCAACGTGTTGGTAACAACACTGGCAGGTCAGTTTGCATTTAGATTATAAATTGGTTTATTTTATAGTTGGGATTGCAATCTTCTCAAGTTGAAATCCGTCAAGTTGTTCATGTTGAaccaataaaaaagtttaaacatTATAACGGGTCAACCAcctactaaattttttttaccaacttcaactttagaggatctttcCGGATTTATTTTAGATTGGACTCAAACTGCTTTGATCTTTGGTGTGTGAAGAAGTGATGGTTGCGATGGAAGAGTAGATCAATCCATTGAAGTGATCTCATGGGAGCCTAGAGCCACCGTCTATCATAATTTCTTGGTCAGTATTAGTGATTCTTAGCTTTTTATATTCATGTTAATtggtttgatttattttttgaagtGGATGATTTGGAAAATTGGTAATTAAGTTAATCCTGAACATAATGCAATAATCCATCCTTTTTGTAGAGATAAAAAGTTAgtgtttaaaaacaaaaagaaagcgTTGTGTTTGTGATTGCACAAAGACTAATAAGTTGTGAGTTTGCATTTTGTGGAAACACACGGAACTAAACTATGTTTCCTTTTTAATGACAGACGAAAGAAGAGTGTGAGCATCTAATTGATATTGCTAAACCTCATATGGAGAAGTCCACAGTTTTTGACTTAAGGACCAAGTCGACAGTCATAGATACTAGGTATGCAGTTTATATGACTAAACACCAAGTTACAGTCGATTTACGGGATGCTCTAAACGACTACAACCCCCTCTATAGATGGGGAATTCATATAACTAATCCTAGTTCTACTACCAGCATTATGATTGTACTGCATTTAGATTAGCTTCCTAAACTGCTTTTAACCTTGAGGTTCTTCTTGTCTAACGCTTCCTTCTTGATTATTCTTCAACTCATGATCATCCACTTGTAGCTCTACCTCAAGCTTAACATGTTTGTTCCTGTGTACCTCGTGAAATCCTGCTTCACTCACATGACCAAGTCTCTTATTTCAGGTTCCGTGTATGTTCTATAACATTTCTGGAACGTGGGCAAGATGAAATAGTCCGGGCTATTGAGAAAAGGATAGCAGAGTTCACTTTCTTACCTGTAGGTATGTATATTAGAAAGCACATTCAATGTTTACTcacttttaatatttacattaattgATTTCTAgctgtttcaactttcaagtaaATAAATTTGGACAACCAAAAAAGTTGAGTTTTGCTTCTAATATTGTTGCTAGGATACTCTACACATactccatttttctttttcttttttttttttacttcgtATCTTGTTGAACGCCATTAAAAATCACTATTTAACCTTACACGGATAAACTGAGATTAATTTATGTTCAGAGCATGGTGAAGGACTTCAAGTTCTCCGCTTTGAAGTAGGTCAGAAATTTGGACCTCATTTTGACTTCTATCTGAATGATTATAACATCAGAAATGAGGGTCAGCGGATGGTAACAGTTGTGATGTACCTGTAAgttacgttttttttttcttctgctTTCATGGAGTTCGTTTGGTGTCCTCTGACCTCTTTGATTACAGATCAGATGTTGAAGAAGGCGGTGACACGGTTTTCCCTTCTGCAAAGGGAATCTACAGTGATGTACGTTGGCGTAGTGCATTCTCTGAATGTGGTAAAAGAGGGTTATCTGTTAAACCAAAAACGGGGGACGCATTAGTTTTCTGGAACATAAAACCAGATGGCACTTCCGATGATTCAAGTTTACATGGTCAGTTATCGCGTGTCACAACTTTGTATTCCTGCAGTTATTTGAGCTTTGCATACGCTAAACATCCTTATACTAAGGTTATATAAGACATGTTATGTAACACCAACTTTGACTTTCTCTCTTGGCATAGGCGAGTGCCCTGTTATCAAGGGGACTAAGTGGACCGCTACAAAATGGATTCACGACAAGGAGTACAAGGAATAATTTTGGTTCAAACTTCAAAAGGTACTTCTATAAAGCCTAAGGAAAGTTGGTTCATAATTTGCATATGCATATCAGCACATTTGTTACCCTTATTACATTAGTAGTGGATTGTGAACCTGACTCTTATTTTGGCAGAATTCTAATGTGATCTCATCTGGTTAAAGCTATCGTTACTGCTATTGAATGACGTCAAAGTTCCAAAATCAGAAGTCATTCTATAAgataattttacatatatataatgtttgtattattatatGGATGCAAAATTTTAACAGAAAGAATGTTGTGTTCCGATTAAACAGAATATGAAATCAACTATCAGGTTGTATTATATGGTCACAGGAAAATATGTTGTGTATATCGTTGAGCCGATTTGATTCTTTTATAAGGTTAGGAAATAGTAGATTacaataaaaactaataaagtAGGAACCAAAATTAACTCGTTATGTGTAACACTCGTACTGAAGTTGGTGCTATGATGATATATAACCAGTCCGAAATTGCTCATAAAGTCTCTAGATGACTACTCCTCTGAGATTGAACATCCGAAACTGCAATGGTACTTCAGTTGACTTCAGCTGAATGTGCATGTATATTGCTCGATTTTGAGCTAATGAAGCTCCCGATATCTTACTGCAAAATGTCCCCTTGATCTAATTAAGCAGATTACATATGTCATTGAATATATCACAGATATTAGTCTATTACTAGTTGACTCTAGAGACACTGCATACTCCCCGCCCTGGAAACAAAAGTGAAATAAATGTCATAACTACTAGATTACTGCATTGAATCCTTTTCGACAGAGAACCTGCATCATAGTGACATGATCAAACATTGTAAGGTCGAAGTCAACATAAGTATTACAGCAAGTTTAACATCAATAACTTGCAGCTCCATACTCGGGACCAGTCAATGTATTGTACCTCTACTTACACATACATCTGataatatttacatatataggCAGCCTAATAAGCTTCTTCTTGCTTCCAAATTTGATATGTGTTCTTCAGACATTTTACTCCTTTTGAAACATCCACAGATAATAAAGCATATACAAACCGAGACAAAAAATTTTTTGTCAACGGTGGAAGTTTCAAGGGGCAGGAGGGTGACCCTTCCGAATAGATAAGTTAAAAATGGGAATTACATAGAAGCATTTTTTCGCTAGTGTATGCATTCTTCGATGATTGCAATTGTTGTTTGGCCATTTTAAGAGTACGTGGTCCATCCGTAAgatatgttttgttttaatCCTTTCCTGATATTTctatttaaaaatcaaagtttGGAGGGGTGGGAACCCTCTCCATCGCCTTAAATATTCCACCAGAGTTTGGTTGTTTTCATTTTGATCTTTTCAATGCAGACTCTCTGTTTGTTTTTCACTTTGATCCTTCTTGCTCATGGAGTTCATGCGAATCCAAGTAATTCTACGATTGCTCATAACATATGAAGACACATGGTATGTAGTGTTTATCTTTTTGCATACCTACAAGCTTACATACATGTTTAGAGTCTTGATATATTCTAGCATGGGACTTGGCTTTATACCAAACACTTACATATAGTACGcaattttataaaggtaccatccgtgCTCTTTAACATTTCTGGAGCGAGGACAAGATGAAACGATCCGGGCTATTGAGAAAAGGATTGCAGACTTCACCTTCTTACCTGTAGGTATGTATATCAGAAAGCGCTACCAATATTATTCCACTTAAGTTCTTTCGGACAACCAGAAGAATTAAATTttgcttctttcttttgttGGGATACCCATACTCCTGAACGAGTtgaaaaccactaaaaaacagCTTTTATGGCCTTATTTTTTGGTACCCATGGCCCATGGGTGTCTCATTCAGTCACTCACTTTGCGAGCAGACTAATCCTAAGAGCTGACTTGCTTTGCGGGCGAGAGTCAAAGCAATCAAACCTCCTTGACACTAGGGTATCTTTTTTTTAAGGAACCAGGGATCGATCCTGTGACCTCCAAGGGTTTCACCCTTTTGAAGACACGTTCCCAACCACTGGACCACCATCCTAGTGGTTAGCTTTTATGGCCTTACATAAACAGATAAACCGATTTTATTTCTGTTCAGAAAATGGTGAAGGACTTCAAGTTATCCACTATGAAGTAGGAGATAATTTCCACGTCATAGTGACTTGCATTTTTATCAAACCACGAAGAGGGGTCAACGGATGGCAACAGTTCTAATGTACCTGTAAGTGAtgtcttttcttcttcttttttttttttcatggacTTTGTTTCATCTTCTTTGATCTCTTTGAATAATTCTCTCATCATTTACAGATCGGATGCTGAAGATGGGGGTGAGACAGCCTTTCCTTCTGCAATGGGAAAGTATAATGATGCACGTCGGCCGTTTAAATATTCTGAATGTGATAAAAGCGTATTATATGCTAAACCAAAAATCGGGGACGCATTGCTTCTATGGAACGTTAAACCAGATGGCACTTCCGAGTATTCAAGTGAATATGGTGAGttattgtttttgtatatattaggTGATTTATATTGAGTGTCACATCTATGTATTATCCATTCAACATTTCATATGCTACATACCTTTGTACAAAGATTAGCGAGACATTATTTTACACTGAATTTTGCACTTCTCTCGTTATTGCATAGCTGAGTGCCCTGTTATTAAGGGGAATAAGTGGACTGCTACAAAATGGATTCGTTCGAAGGAGCATTATGAGGAATAAATTTGGTTTAAAAGGTACTCTTATAAAGTTTATGTACATGTTTTTGCATCTTGCTTCACAAATGACAGGCATATCAGCACATTGGTTATGGTTACCTTTTGACATTCGTAGCGATTAATGAACCTGACTCATGTATTTTTGGAGGATTCTACTGAGCTGTTATCCAGTTAAAGAACTGCCCCAGAAAATGACATCAAAGTTCTACAATCAGAAAAAATAACTCTATAAGATGATTTTAAATATCTGTAATGTTGTTATTTGTTAAGGATACATTATGCTCCCAAAAAAGATGATCAAATGAAAAAATCTGTTTGTGTTATAATAGCTGAACAATTATGTTAACCATTTGGTGTCATAAGAAAAGGCCTCGGCCCAACATAAAAGCCCAACTAAAACTTTTATTCCAAGTTCATAGTGGACTGAAGTTGGAGCAATGATGATATATAACCAGTCCAAGTTGCTTATAAAATCTATAGATGAGTACTTTTCTGAGATTAAACATCCGAAACTGCAATAGTACTTCAATTCTTAAACTAGAAATCAATCtccattataaatttatatagccCCTCTATACAGTATCATTCCTCACACGCTTAAGGAATTAAAACTCTGAAGCCACCTTCATTTGTCATACATGTTAAGCAGAGACTTCAGCTGAACACGCATGCATGTTGATCGATTTTGGGCTAATGAAGCTCCCGATAACATACTGCAAAATGTCCCCATGTTTTAAGTAAGCAAATTCCACATGTCATTGaaagtattataaatattattaatcgACTCTAGAGTCGCTGATACTCCCGGGCCTACTGGAAACaaagtattataaatattattactGCGTTGAATCCTTTTCGATAGAATAATGCATCATATTGCTATGATCAAAAATTTTTAAGGGCTAAGTCAAAACAAGTATAACACAAGT harbors:
- the LOC122605748 gene encoding uncharacterized protein At4g08330, chloroplastic → MASIYTCNECGTNLNLQTSNLFPPDFYFEAGNKNTLSFASIDSSKFRFVKEDKIRPFFETINYWGIQRKRTKIICNSCGRLVGYEYDDGPPMMTGTGQFGFGPSQAIPRAPRYRFKLKSLRITSET
- the LOC122605613 gene encoding probable prolyl 4-hydroxylase 10 — its product is MVPRGRLHTRGGASKNSSSSSAALIFSLIIICLFFILILLALGILSIPRDSVNTSQEANDLTSMVQRVTNAAATRSDGKVEHWVEVISWEPRAVIYHNFLSKEECEYLINLAKPHMEKSTIVDSVTGKSKDSRVRTSSGTFLKRGQDETVRAIEKRIADFTFLPVEHGEGLQVLHYEVGQKYEPHFDYFNDDYNTKKGGQRMATVLMYLSDVEEGGETVFPSAKGNISDVPWWNELSDCGKEGLSVKPNMGDALLFWSLKPDATPDPSSFHGGCPVIKGNKWSSTKWIRVNEYRT
- the LOC122605677 gene encoding probable prolyl 4-hydroxylase 10, encoding MEKSTVFDLRTKSTVIDTRFRVCSITFLERGQDEIVRAIEKRIAEFTFLPVEHGEGLQVLRFEVGQKFGPHFDFYLNDYNIRNEGQRMVTVVMYLSDVEEGGDTVFPSAKGIYSDVRWRSAFSECGKRGLSVKPKTGDALVFWNIKPDGTSDDSSLHGECPVIKGTKWTATKWIHDKEYKE